One window from the genome of Clupea harengus chromosome 19, Ch_v2.0.2, whole genome shotgun sequence encodes:
- the LOC105892138 gene encoding visual pigment-like receptor peropsin produces the protein MTLTFLALVRCIIVFNASNARKWFTRRNIFIIIIILIWTHSLLWSLMPLCGWGKYGPEPSGISCMLAWAELREASGLSYLFSIFAVMLVIPAVIIFSCYTCITVRLHCQYKRMESHRRMSRRGTRVVRRMILITVLMSAGFLVAWTPYAAVSFWSIFYPTSPVPPVVSLLPALFAKTATAYNPVIILYLNSHSSSHFRSDAKKLVTNIRLGKLNVVNLSSKENTGTSTLQPSGAP, from the exons GAAAGTGGTTCACCAGGAGGAatatcttcatcatcatcatcatcctcatctggACTCACTCTCTGCTGTGGTCACTGATGCCGCTGTGCGGCTGGGGGAAGTACGGGCCAGAGCCCTCCGGCATCTCCTGCATGCTGGCGTGGGCTGAGCTGAGGGAGGCCAGCGGCCTGTCCTACCTCTTTAGCATCTTTGCCGTCATGCTAGTCATCCCCGCGGTCATCATATTTAGCTGCTATACCTGTATCACTGTGAGGCTGCACTGCCAGTACAAACGTATGGAGAGCCACAGGAGGATGTCCCGTCGAGGGACTCGAGTGGTGCGGAGAATGATCCTG ATCACAGTGCTTATGAGTGCTGGGTTCCTGGTTGCCTGGACGCCGTATGCAGCAGTCAGCTTTTGGTCGATCTTTTACCCCACATCACCAGTCCCTCCCGTGGTCTCTCTTCTTCCCGCCCTCTTCGCCAAGACCGCCACTGCCTACAACCCTGTCATCATCTTGTACTTGAACTCACACTCGAGCTCGCACTTCCGCAGTGATGCCAAAAAGCTGGTGACCAACATCCGCTTAGGCAAACTAAATGTGGTAAATCTAAGCTCCAAAGAGAACACAGGAACATCTACCTTACAGCCATCGGGGGCTCCCTGA